A window of Flavobacteriales bacterium TMED191 contains these coding sequences:
- a CDS encoding ATP-dependent Clp protease proteolytic subunit, producing the protein MTKRVSGVPKKKDKKKKISPPKEEEKQIVIVNNIQSPVNQESELRAINLYGDITEQKGADVVAALLYLENTSHSPMIEDPTDPESTPIIVARSIAMMVSTHGGTASDMFSILDIMDMVKKRTCDIETYGVGKVMSAGVPILAAGTKGKRKVGRNCRIMLHNVMAGTGGTIFSMENELEEIKWIQERYIETLANYTKLTPTKIKKLLKTQKDVYISAEEAIKMGIADEII; encoded by the coding sequence ATGACTAAAAGAGTATCAGGGGTTCCGAAAAAGAAAGATAAAAAGAAAAAAATCTCACCACCCAAAGAAGAAGAGAAGCAAATAGTCATAGTCAACAATATCCAGTCTCCTGTTAATCAGGAATCTGAACTTAGGGCTATCAATCTTTACGGAGACATCACGGAGCAAAAGGGTGCTGATGTTGTAGCTGCCCTGTTGTATCTTGAAAACACATCACACTCTCCAATGATTGAAGATCCAACAGACCCGGAGTCTACTCCTATTATTGTTGCTAGATCAATTGCAATGATGGTCTCTACTCATGGAGGTACAGCTTCTGATATGTTTTCTATATTAGACATAATGGACATGGTTAAGAAAAGGACATGTGATATCGAGACCTACGGAGTGGGAAAGGTTATGTCAGCAGGTGTGCCCATATTAGCTGCCGGCACAAAAGGTAAGCGTAAAGTCGGTCGAAATTGCCGTATCATGCTTCACAACGTAATGGCAGGCACCGGCGGAACTATCTTTTCTATGGAGAATGAGCTAGAGGAGATAAAGTGGATCCAAGAAAGATACATTGAAACGTTAGCTAATTATACAAAGCTTACCCCAACAAAGATAAAGAAGCTTTTAAAGACCCAGAAGGATGTTTACATCTCCGCAGAGGAAGCAATTAAAATGGGTATTGCAGACGAAATTATCTAA
- a CDS encoding DNA polymerase III subunit alpha, with translation MTSRTTSKIPFVGLHAHSVAGSPFDALGYPPEHMDFAHDNGMDALALTDHGNMNGLAWQVLHAKKMKKAGKEFKPIFGCEAYFIPSVAKWKEEYEEIKQASKKKSDYEADNSGTTVEDEGASKKKIKSVLNRRRHLILLAMNQTGLQNIFKMISRSYSGDNFYRYPRVDYALLKKHSEGVIAASACLGGVYAGNYWENRDTGPDAILAAMRKTTQKMQEIFGDRWYGELQWNNVPEQHELNRYIIQMHQEFGVDLISTADSHYYNADVWKDRELYKRLGWLGKGKPDYLSDELPISVEEIGYELYPKNGDQMFESYKKYSKECGAEYDDDLVLNSIIKTHQIAHERIETFLPDNTVRLPDFVVPEGSTAGQTLAALCVEGLRSLCLHTNQEYVHRLKHEVSVIEERGFSKYFLTMKSIADVAVDKQLVGAGRGSAAGSLVAYVLNITQVDPIKYGLQFERFLTKGGSGYPDIDYDVSDPMVLKEVLIDQWGDNSVVPITNWNTLQLRSLIKDISKFYGIEFTEVNNVTSKMVYEATPRAKAKHGITSGVYAPTFEELMEFSESLQAFLVKHPDIKTHIEKLYGQTRSASRHAGGVVVGENLDEWMPLINSGGVRQTPWSEGMNVRHLEPMGFIKFDILGLASLRMLEGAIERILKRHHGMQNPTFSDIKEFYDKNLHPEKIDLEDRSVWENIFHKGKWAGIFQFTETGAQSFCKNARPDNIIDLSAITSIYRPGPLGAGVDRKYIGAKSNPEDVEYINKHVREVTEETYGFLIFQEQIAMLAHKLGKDLTLDEGNKLRKLLTKKGTGEIQVEKDKIFDKFKRGCVEKGMKDYEARELWETFEYFSGYGFNKSHAVSYCVLSYQCAYLLNYYPAEWLAAFLDKEPETRKERAIATAKSLGYNVEPLNINTSGVNWEISKDGKTLIQPLSSIKGLGIKAIEQIIEHRPFNTVEDFLFHDKITYSKLNKKSISALCLAQALSCLMDDRFSGLKHFFSAVAEDRPRKEKNLIENIQKYEPEGDFSEEEKLEYLVNLTGVFPINAVVTPRVRQKLDELYIPPISEFDPELGVTWFIPRECKLKKSKNGKNFYVVKVIDDNNEMTVIRCWGVDPERDIVQLNRPYMARLNYNQQWGFSTFSMRKMFKLLA, from the coding sequence ATGACATCTAGAACAACAAGTAAAATTCCATTCGTAGGGTTACATGCCCACTCCGTCGCGGGCTCTCCGTTTGACGCCCTTGGCTATCCACCAGAGCACATGGACTTCGCCCATGATAACGGTATGGACGCACTTGCGCTCACCGACCATGGCAATATGAATGGCCTAGCTTGGCAAGTGTTACATGCAAAGAAGATGAAGAAAGCCGGCAAAGAATTTAAACCTATATTTGGTTGTGAAGCATACTTCATCCCGTCAGTTGCAAAGTGGAAAGAGGAATATGAGGAAATCAAACAGGCCTCTAAAAAGAAGTCAGACTACGAAGCAGACAACTCCGGAACAACTGTCGAAGATGAGGGCGCTTCAAAAAAGAAGATTAAGTCTGTCCTAAACCGCAGAAGACACCTCATTTTGCTAGCGATGAATCAGACCGGTCTACAAAATATATTTAAGATGATATCTCGCTCATACAGTGGCGACAACTTCTACCGTTACCCTCGCGTAGATTATGCTCTACTTAAGAAGCATAGCGAAGGTGTCATTGCCGCATCTGCTTGCCTAGGCGGTGTTTATGCGGGAAATTATTGGGAGAATAGGGACACTGGGCCGGATGCAATACTTGCAGCAATGCGCAAGACTACGCAGAAAATGCAAGAAATTTTCGGAGATCGCTGGTATGGAGAGCTACAGTGGAATAACGTGCCAGAGCAACACGAACTAAATCGATACATTATTCAAATGCATCAAGAGTTTGGTGTGGACCTTATTTCTACTGCAGACTCGCACTATTATAATGCGGATGTCTGGAAAGATCGAGAACTCTATAAGCGACTCGGATGGCTAGGTAAGGGTAAGCCAGACTACTTATCGGATGAGCTTCCGATTTCTGTCGAAGAAATTGGTTATGAGTTGTATCCAAAGAATGGAGATCAAATGTTCGAGTCTTATAAAAAGTACTCGAAAGAGTGCGGAGCTGAGTATGATGATGACTTAGTTCTCAACTCGATTATTAAGACGCACCAAATCGCACATGAAAGAATAGAAACATTCTTGCCAGACAACACGGTACGCTTACCAGACTTTGTCGTCCCAGAGGGTTCCACTGCGGGTCAAACCTTGGCCGCCCTTTGTGTTGAGGGTCTCAGGTCGCTCTGTCTGCACACAAATCAAGAGTATGTTCATCGACTCAAACACGAAGTCAGTGTTATCGAAGAAAGAGGTTTCTCTAAATATTTTCTGACTATGAAGTCCATCGCGGATGTCGCAGTAGATAAGCAGTTAGTGGGAGCCGGCCGCGGCTCCGCTGCAGGATCCCTCGTCGCATACGTTCTAAACATAACTCAGGTCGACCCCATCAAGTACGGACTTCAGTTTGAAAGGTTCTTGACCAAAGGCGGTTCTGGGTATCCAGACATCGACTATGACGTTTCTGATCCCATGGTGTTGAAAGAGGTTCTTATTGATCAATGGGGCGACAACTCTGTAGTGCCTATTACAAACTGGAACACACTTCAGTTGCGATCTCTCATTAAAGACATATCCAAGTTCTACGGTATCGAGTTTACGGAAGTAAATAATGTGACGAGCAAGATGGTTTACGAAGCTACCCCCCGAGCGAAAGCAAAACATGGAATCACATCCGGAGTATACGCTCCCACATTCGAAGAGTTGATGGAGTTCTCGGAATCCCTGCAGGCATTCCTCGTAAAGCACCCAGACATCAAGACTCACATCGAGAAATTGTACGGTCAAACTCGATCTGCATCTCGCCACGCCGGCGGGGTTGTTGTAGGTGAGAATCTAGATGAGTGGATGCCGCTTATCAATTCGGGCGGAGTTCGACAAACGCCTTGGTCTGAGGGTATGAATGTAAGACATTTGGAGCCGATGGGTTTTATTAAATTCGATATTCTTGGTCTCGCCTCGCTTCGTATGCTCGAAGGCGCCATCGAGAGAATTTTAAAGCGCCATCACGGCATGCAGAATCCTACATTCTCAGATATCAAAGAATTCTATGATAAAAACCTTCATCCGGAAAAGATAGATCTGGAAGATCGATCAGTGTGGGAAAATATTTTCCACAAGGGGAAGTGGGCAGGTATTTTCCAGTTCACAGAAACTGGAGCACAATCGTTCTGCAAGAACGCGAGACCAGATAATATTATCGATTTATCAGCCATCACATCCATCTACCGCCCAGGCCCCCTAGGTGCAGGAGTTGATAGAAAGTATATAGGTGCCAAGTCTAACCCAGAGGACGTAGAGTATATTAACAAGCACGTCCGCGAGGTGACTGAGGAAACATATGGGTTTCTTATTTTTCAAGAGCAGATTGCTATGTTAGCGCACAAATTAGGCAAAGATCTAACTCTAGACGAGGGTAACAAGCTTAGAAAACTACTTACTAAGAAAGGTACTGGTGAAATCCAGGTAGAAAAAGACAAGATCTTCGACAAATTCAAACGTGGTTGTGTCGAGAAAGGAATGAAAGACTATGAAGCAAGAGAACTTTGGGAAACTTTTGAATACTTTTCAGGATATGGTTTTAACAAGTCACACGCTGTATCCTACTGTGTATTATCTTACCAGTGTGCTTATTTACTTAACTATTATCCAGCAGAATGGCTAGCTGCATTCCTCGATAAAGAACCAGAGACAAGAAAAGAAAGAGCCATCGCGACAGCAAAGTCACTCGGATACAATGTTGAGCCGTTAAACATAAATACATCCGGAGTAAACTGGGAGATTAGTAAAGACGGCAAAACATTAATCCAGCCTCTGTCATCAATCAAGGGACTAGGCATCAAAGCTATTGAGCAGATTATTGAACATAGGCCATTTAACACTGTGGAAGATTTTTTGTTTCACGACAAAATTACTTATTCTAAACTAAATAAGAAATCTATTTCGGCGCTTTGCTTGGCTCAAGCTCTAAGTTGTCTTATGGACGACAGGTTTAGTGGGTTGAAACATTTTTTCAGCGCCGTTGCAGAAGATCGCCCCAGGAAAGAAAAGAACCTTATCGAAAATATTCAAAAGTACGAGCCTGAAGGAGACTTTTCCGAAGAGGAGAAGCTGGAGTATCTAGTGAACCTGACCGGAGTCTTTCCTATTAACGCAGTGGTCACGCCCAGAGTTAGGCAGAAGCTGGATGAACTTTATATTCCACCCATTTCTGAGTTCGATCCTGAACTTGGAGTGACCTGGTTTATACCACGGGAATGTAAGCTGAAGAAATCTAAGAACGGTAAGAATTTCTATGTCGTAAAAGTCATAGATGACAATAACGAAATGACAGTAATTAGATGTTGGGGTGTAGACCCAGAGAGAGACATCGTGCAACTAAACAGACCTTACATGGCTAGGTTAAATTACAACCAGCAATGGGGGTTTTCAACTTTTAGTATGAGGAAGATGTTCAAGCTATTAGCATAA
- the thyX gene encoding FAD-dependent thymidylate synthase: MRVELFEDGIGAVEYISHMGTDLSVVNAARVSFGSEKEEVDQKDVKLINYLMAHNHSSPFEHCAITFRFTVPLFIRSQHHRHRTWAYNEISRRYTSVDIEFYEPDMFRKQHKSNRQASTSDLIDPLLESNRDGSPTMASASGQIKTHHKECMRLFQALLESGVCREQARGVLPQNLYTQYYGTVNLHNLLKFVSLRVHEGAQWEIQQVAKACLKIVEQYFPHSVESYMKHKMEK, from the coding sequence ATGAGAGTTGAATTATTTGAGGACGGTATAGGTGCGGTTGAATACATTTCACATATGGGTACGGATCTGTCAGTTGTTAATGCAGCGCGCGTCTCCTTTGGTTCGGAAAAAGAAGAAGTAGATCAAAAAGATGTTAAACTTATTAACTACCTTATGGCCCATAATCACTCTTCGCCATTCGAACATTGCGCCATCACGTTTCGCTTTACCGTTCCTTTGTTTATTAGGAGCCAGCATCACAGGCATCGCACTTGGGCTTATAATGAAATATCTCGTAGATACACTTCTGTAGATATTGAGTTTTATGAGCCTGATATGTTTCGAAAGCAACACAAATCAAACAGACAAGCAAGCACAAGTGATTTGATTGATCCGCTTTTGGAGTCAAACCGGGATGGGTCTCCGACCATGGCTTCCGCGTCAGGCCAAATAAAGACTCACCACAAGGAGTGTATGAGGTTGTTTCAGGCCTTGCTTGAATCAGGCGTCTGCAGAGAACAAGCAAGGGGGGTTTTGCCCCAAAATTTATACACTCAATATTATGGTACTGTAAATTTACACAATTTGTTGAAATTTGTCTCACTACGTGTGCACGAGGGGGCACAGTGGGAGATTCAACAGGTTGCTAAGGCTTGCCTGAAGATAGTAGAACAATATTTTCCACACTCTGTTGAGTCTTATATGAAACACAAGATGGAAAAGTAA
- the dut gene encoding dUTP diphosphatase has protein sequence MSLLEENFVRVFRTHEKVKIPVRAHPTDAGMDFFFCPKSNMVRKRIEPGQSVLLETGIKMQVPEDCMLQIMNKSGIASKKHLIAGACVVDEGYDGEIFVNLHNIGKETQFIEPGQKIAQGVFVRIEKPNIRILEMDSVYGGETSRGSGALGSTGDK, from the coding sequence ATGTCTTTGCTAGAAGAAAATTTTGTTAGAGTATTTCGAACCCATGAGAAAGTTAAAATTCCTGTGCGCGCCCACCCGACAGACGCCGGCATGGATTTTTTCTTTTGCCCAAAAAGCAACATGGTGAGAAAAAGAATCGAACCCGGGCAAAGCGTCTTACTTGAGACAGGCATCAAGATGCAGGTACCTGAGGATTGTATGTTGCAAATTATGAACAAGTCTGGAATTGCCAGCAAGAAGCATCTAATCGCAGGAGCGTGCGTCGTTGATGAAGGTTATGACGGCGAGATTTTTGTAAACTTACATAACATAGGAAAAGAGACCCAGTTTATCGAGCCCGGCCAAAAAATTGCTCAAGGAGTTTTTGTGAGAATTGAAAAACCCAACATCAGAATCTTGGAGATGGATAGTGTCTATGGAGGAGAGACTTCTAGGGGCTCAGGCGCTCTTGGGTCCACGGGGGATAAATAA
- a CDS encoding helix-turn-helix domain-containing protein, which translates to MNDKKCQFCDCENKERCWIDYPEDNNCIHYAIRKHGSMTLEQIAKRLGISLVRVSQIEKSALKKLSKRIKL; encoded by the coding sequence ATGAATGATAAAAAATGTCAATTTTGTGATTGTGAGAACAAGGAAAGATGCTGGATAGATTATCCGGAAGATAACAATTGCATACACTACGCTATTCGCAAACATGGGTCTATGACGCTTGAGCAAATAGCGAAAAGATTAGGGATATCTCTAGTTAGAGTGTCCCAGATAGAAAAATCAGCTTTGAAGAAACTTTCAAAGAGAATAAAATTATGA
- a CDS encoding guanosine monophosphate reductase: protein MIQTYPTTLSFDDVLLVPKFSNISSRSEVSISSDLSDKQFKLPIISSPMDTVTSSAMLVAMHEAGGFGIVHRYNSIKEQSLLVDEARSHGASMVSAAVGVGEDLKERTKSLVSAGVFSLCVDVAHGHHSNVEAALKKIKDSFGESVVVIAGNVATAEAALDLEDWGADAIRIGVGGGSICSTRIQTGHGIPTFHSVRVCADRLKKATIIADGGIRNAGDIVKSLAAGADFVMLGSLLAGTTETPGDTFVNSEGERYKVYRGMASREAQIAWRGHASSLEGVSTTVPYKGSTSDVLADLAQNVKSGLSYSGAQTIKQLRSVSTFVRQTQSGQKESFTHILTK, encoded by the coding sequence ATGATTCAGACATACCCGACAACGCTTAGTTTTGATGACGTGTTGTTGGTTCCTAAATTTAGCAATATATCCAGCAGATCAGAAGTAAGCATATCTTCTGACTTGTCAGATAAACAATTTAAATTACCGATTATTTCATCACCCATGGACACAGTTACCTCTTCCGCCATGCTCGTCGCTATGCACGAAGCCGGCGGATTTGGTATCGTCCATCGATACAACTCGATAAAAGAGCAGTCACTCTTGGTAGACGAGGCCAGAAGCCATGGCGCTTCTATGGTATCTGCAGCCGTCGGTGTCGGTGAAGATTTAAAAGAAAGAACAAAGAGTTTGGTCTCAGCGGGTGTCTTTAGTTTGTGCGTCGATGTCGCACATGGTCACCATAGCAACGTTGAAGCCGCGTTAAAAAAAATAAAAGATAGTTTCGGAGAATCAGTTGTTGTTATTGCTGGCAACGTTGCAACTGCCGAGGCTGCTTTAGACTTAGAAGATTGGGGGGCAGATGCGATTCGGATTGGCGTCGGCGGTGGCTCTATTTGCAGCACTCGTATTCAAACCGGTCATGGTATTCCTACTTTTCATTCTGTACGTGTATGTGCAGACAGATTGAAAAAAGCAACAATCATAGCAGACGGCGGGATTAGAAACGCCGGCGATATTGTAAAGTCATTGGCAGCTGGAGCAGACTTTGTCATGCTCGGTAGCTTGCTGGCAGGAACAACAGAGACCCCGGGGGATACGTTTGTGAACTCAGAAGGTGAGAGGTATAAGGTCTACAGAGGCATGGCATCAAGAGAGGCCCAGATCGCTTGGCGCGGACACGCGTCCTCCTTGGAGGGTGTGTCAACAACCGTCCCATACAAGGGGTCCACAAGTGATGTATTAGCTGATCTTGCTCAAAATGTAAAATCAGGCCTTTCTTATAGTGGTGCACAAACCATAAAACAACTTAGATCAGTATCTACTTTCGTCAGGCAAACGCAATCCGGACAGAAAGAGAGCTTTACACATATTTTAACCAAATGA
- a CDS encoding recombinase, with the protein MELSNQILSEITVHMKYARYLEDKKRRETWEELVTRNMNMHLKKFPELELQIRKAYKHVFDKRVLPSMRSMQFGGKPIEVAPNRIFNCAFMPADDWRCFGEAMFLLLGGTGVGYSVQQHHVEKLPEITRPNMKRTRRFLVNDSIEGWADAVKTLVRSYFIGGSRLRFDYSDIRPKGAALITSGGKAPGPQPLRECLVKLEGMLSQKENGDKLKPIEVHDMICHIADAVLAGGIRRAALISLFSADDEDMIAAKTGNWWETNPQRGRANNSVVLLRHKINKEYFMSLWDRVKASGAGEPGFYFSNDKDWGTNPCCEIGLRPYQFCNLTEVNVSNVESQEDLNDRVRAASFIGTLQASYTDFHYLRDIWRRTTEKDALIGVSMTGIASGAVLALDMKQAAACVKEENTRVAELLGINPAARTTCVKPAGTTSLTLGTSSGIHAWHNDYYVRRIRVGKNEPIYSYLSTNHPELVEDEYFSPHTTAVISIPQKSPEGSILRTESALQLLRRVKSVTDEWVKPGFRKGQNTHNISATISIKETEWVDVGDWMWENRSSYNGLSVLPFSDHTYKQAPFEDCSKETYEALLGSLTSIDLTKVTEEEDNTDLKGEVACAGGACEVKFV; encoded by the coding sequence ATGGAACTATCAAATCAAATTTTATCAGAAATAACAGTGCATATGAAATATGCCAGGTACTTGGAGGACAAGAAGAGGAGAGAGACATGGGAGGAGCTAGTGACTAGAAATATGAACATGCACCTCAAAAAGTTTCCAGAACTTGAACTGCAGATTAGGAAGGCGTATAAACATGTTTTTGATAAAAGAGTGTTGCCATCAATGCGCTCGATGCAGTTTGGCGGCAAACCAATTGAAGTAGCTCCTAACAGAATTTTTAACTGTGCTTTTATGCCTGCTGACGACTGGCGTTGTTTTGGTGAAGCCATGTTTCTGCTGCTTGGAGGAACTGGAGTCGGATATTCAGTACAGCAGCATCACGTTGAGAAACTCCCAGAAATCACAAGACCTAATATGAAGCGAACACGTCGATTCTTGGTTAACGATTCCATTGAGGGTTGGGCAGACGCTGTAAAGACACTGGTCCGTTCTTATTTTATTGGAGGATCTAGACTCCGTTTTGATTACTCAGACATTCGTCCAAAGGGCGCTGCTCTTATTACTTCCGGGGGTAAAGCACCAGGGCCCCAACCACTGCGAGAGTGTTTGGTAAAGCTAGAGGGCATGCTCTCTCAAAAAGAAAATGGAGATAAGCTAAAACCAATCGAAGTACATGACATGATATGTCACATAGCAGACGCTGTACTGGCCGGCGGCATCCGTAGAGCAGCCCTTATTTCTTTGTTTTCAGCAGATGACGAGGATATGATTGCTGCAAAAACCGGAAACTGGTGGGAGACCAATCCACAAAGAGGCAGAGCGAATAATTCTGTGGTTTTGTTGCGTCACAAGATTAATAAAGAATATTTCATGAGCCTATGGGACAGAGTGAAGGCCTCTGGCGCGGGTGAACCCGGATTTTACTTTTCTAACGATAAAGACTGGGGTACAAATCCTTGTTGTGAGATTGGGTTAAGGCCATATCAATTTTGCAATCTTACAGAGGTGAACGTATCAAATGTAGAATCCCAGGAAGATCTTAACGACCGTGTTCGCGCGGCATCGTTTATTGGCACCTTGCAAGCAAGTTACACGGATTTTCACTATCTTCGTGACATATGGCGAAGAACAACAGAAAAAGATGCACTAATTGGTGTGTCAATGACTGGCATCGCCTCGGGCGCTGTTTTGGCCCTAGATATGAAACAAGCCGCGGCTTGCGTTAAGGAAGAAAATACTAGAGTTGCTGAATTGTTAGGCATCAACCCGGCGGCCCGCACCACATGTGTTAAGCCTGCCGGAACCACTTCTCTGACTCTCGGTACCAGTTCTGGTATACATGCGTGGCACAACGATTATTACGTTCGACGCATCCGTGTAGGAAAAAACGAGCCAATCTACAGTTACTTGAGCACGAACCATCCAGAACTTGTTGAAGATGAATACTTTAGCCCGCATACCACTGCAGTCATCTCCATCCCTCAGAAGTCTCCGGAGGGTTCTATCTTGAGAACTGAATCAGCATTGCAACTTCTGAGAAGAGTCAAATCGGTTACAGACGAGTGGGTTAAGCCCGGCTTTCGAAAAGGCCAAAATACACACAACATTTCAGCAACTATTTCGATTAAGGAAACCGAATGGGTTGATGTCGGTGACTGGATGTGGGAAAATAGAAGCAGTTACAATGGTCTCTCCGTTTTGCCCTTTTCGGACCACACATATAAACAAGCACCTTTTGAGGACTGTTCAAAAGAGACTTATGAGGCGCTTCTGGGATCCCTAACTTCTATAGACCTCACTAAGGTTACAGAGGAAGAGGACAACACTGACCTTAAAGGAGAAGTCGCCTGTGCCGGCGGCGCATGTGAAGTAAAATTCGTTTAA
- a CDS encoding molecular chaperone GroEL — translation MTTQLSHGPELRNKVLDGVNTLADYVATTLGPKGQNVLIHQKDKRPFVTKDGVTVAQNVNFEDPHMNAGAEVVKQVSAMTNAEAGDGTTTSTVLAREILNQANKYITSGTSPIEIKRGLEQCLQDSFEVISELSKPISSAEDVKHIATISANNDETIGNLVATAVDKVGKNGSITIEEARSLDTSLDLVEGFRFDSGYAATAFITDNRRATCRYENPMFMITDTKIDQVNQILPALEIAARENRPFVIVAEEVEGQALAALIMNTMRGSMKVAAVKAPRYGEERRAIMSDLAVSTGAKFFQQSLGHQVTDVSLTDFGKAASVEITKNTTTVVDGEGDYEKVDQTIESIKAEIQQTDDIHEAGRLQDRVTRLSSGVAIIRVGASSEVEMIEKKHRIEDALEAVRSAQQEGIVPGGGMTLLRISESIAPNFPTEEQATAFPIFKRALESPFRTMASNAGLSPEVTMLMIEGSTGFEGVNFSTGNREDLKSAGILDPAKVTRCALKNAVSVAGTLLLTNHSIVHN, via the coding sequence ATGACAACACAACTCAGCCATGGACCTGAACTCCGCAACAAGGTTCTCGACGGCGTTAACACTCTTGCGGATTACGTAGCAACAACACTCGGACCCAAAGGACAAAACGTCCTTATCCATCAAAAGGATAAGCGACCATTCGTCACAAAGGACGGAGTAACAGTAGCTCAAAATGTCAATTTCGAAGACCCGCATATGAACGCCGGCGCCGAAGTTGTGAAGCAGGTTTCTGCCATGACAAACGCAGAAGCAGGAGACGGAACGACCACATCCACTGTCTTAGCGAGAGAGATCTTAAATCAGGCGAATAAATATATTACATCCGGCACATCACCTATTGAAATAAAGAGAGGCTTGGAGCAGTGTCTGCAAGACTCCTTTGAAGTAATCAGTGAACTTTCCAAGCCAATATCTTCCGCAGAAGATGTTAAACACATAGCTACCATTTCAGCTAACAACGATGAAACCATCGGCAACTTGGTCGCTACCGCTGTCGACAAGGTAGGCAAGAATGGATCCATTACCATTGAAGAAGCAAGGTCGCTAGACACCAGCTTAGATCTTGTGGAGGGTTTTAGATTTGATAGCGGCTATGCTGCGACTGCTTTCATAACAGACAATCGTCGCGCAACTTGCCGCTATGAAAACCCTATGTTTATGATCACAGATACTAAAATAGATCAAGTAAATCAAATACTTCCGGCTCTTGAAATTGCCGCAAGAGAAAACCGGCCGTTCGTTATAGTTGCAGAAGAAGTGGAAGGTCAGGCATTGGCCGCACTAATTATGAATACTATGCGGGGATCGATGAAGGTTGCTGCCGTGAAAGCTCCTCGCTATGGGGAGGAAAGAAGGGCAATAATGAGCGATCTAGCGGTTTCAACAGGTGCAAAATTTTTCCAACAGTCCCTAGGACATCAGGTAACTGATGTGTCTTTGACTGATTTTGGGAAAGCGGCAAGTGTGGAGATCACCAAAAACACAACTACTGTAGTTGATGGTGAAGGGGACTATGAAAAAGTTGATCAGACTATTGAGAGCATCAAAGCTGAAATACAACAAACTGATGATATCCATGAAGCGGGACGACTCCAAGATCGTGTTACTCGTCTCTCTTCTGGCGTTGCTATTATCCGTGTTGGCGCTTCATCTGAAGTAGAGATGATTGAAAAGAAGCATCGAATTGAGGATGCTCTGGAGGCGGTAAGGTCAGCACAACAAGAAGGAATAGTACCGGGAGGTGGGATGACTCTGTTGCGCATATCTGAGTCGATTGCTCCCAACTTTCCCACTGAGGAGCAAGCCACCGCGTTTCCAATCTTCAAGAGGGCCCTAGAGTCCCCATTCAGGACCATGGCTTCAAATGCCGGCTTATCACCGGAAGTGACGATGCTTATGATTGAGGGTTCAACCGGCTTTGAAGGCGTGAATTTTTCAACAGGAAATAGAGAAGACCTTAAGTCAGCAGGAATATTGGACCCAGCGAAGGTGACTCGCTGTGCCCTTAAGAACGCAGTGTCAGTAGCAGGTACGCTTTTGTTGACTAATCACAGTATTGTACATAATTAA